A section of the Allorhodopirellula heiligendammensis genome encodes:
- a CDS encoding GNAT family N-acetyltransferase — translation MPHVFLKPNVSVGQAGKGSVNNEGNQLIETHLHHCREIIETDWGAIMRIQSEVYYEFAPESEVVMRSKLTQSPATCFVATGSNNLVHAYCLAHPYPPDRVAVLGRVNSERWAPSANLYVHDLAVQQGSTGRGVAQALFHHLTSVALAHGYRTMSLVAVQQAAGFWERMGFLSSTAVTIDESYASGAIFMTRQL, via the coding sequence ATGCCGCACGTGTTCCTCAAGCCCAATGTGTCGGTTGGACAGGCCGGCAAAGGATCAGTCAATAACGAAGGAAACCAGCTCATCGAAACGCATCTACACCATTGCCGCGAGATTATTGAGACCGACTGGGGGGCGATCATGCGCATCCAGAGCGAAGTCTATTATGAGTTCGCACCTGAGTCCGAGGTAGTGATGCGGTCCAAGTTAACGCAATCGCCTGCCACATGCTTCGTGGCCACGGGTAGCAACAACTTGGTTCATGCGTACTGTCTCGCCCATCCGTATCCCCCCGATCGCGTCGCGGTGCTGGGGAGGGTCAACTCAGAGCGATGGGCCCCTTCCGCAAATCTCTATGTTCATGATCTCGCCGTGCAACAGGGGTCCACAGGTCGCGGCGTCGCCCAAGCCCTGTTTCACCACCTGACTTCAGTCGCGTTGGCTCATGGGTATCGAACGATGTCTTTGGTCGCGGTGCAACAGGCCGCTGGATTTTGGGAGAGAATGGGCTTCCTCTCCTCAACGGCGGTCACGATCGACGAGTCCTACGCGTCAGGCGCCATCTTCATGACTCGCCAACTGTAG
- a CDS encoding Na+/H+ antiporter NhaC family protein produces MHYGFASLLPPLIAIALALLTRRVLLPLAAGVLVGAGLLARATPDGSWGMDTLQIFSDRIMGSITDPDHLMVLAFTLLLGMMVGVIEVAGSMRRAIAQLARRVKDRKGVQTLIAATGLAVFFDDYANTLLVGGTMQSTSDRFGLSRAKLAYLVDSTAAPVAGLALVSTWVATELSYLQAGIDASSYADSSSIRVFDFFIQSIPYRFYPWFALALVFIIARTGCDFGPMRVAEQEALEKLRKRSNDVSEPVAVDDTQHQTQDSTSRFSTWQDATASLGPIAICLIAVLATLMITGSRDAELTLSHSTAMSQLQWAGDVIGSGDSYLALVIGGGSGLVVAAVLALVLSRLSFVRLGQGLLDGALQMMPAISVLWLAWALSAMTGREALDTGGYLSSVLSDQIDLRLLPTCVFLLAGGIAFATGTSWGTMAIVTPIAVSLVLDMQANVTPAVGEMAVNSPLALATFSSVLAGAIFGDHCSPLSDTTVLSSRACGCDHLLHVRTQIPYALLGGAVCIITGTLPVACGVPVWVCLGAGLLCLFVAVRYWGKRPL; encoded by the coding sequence TTGCACTACGGATTTGCCAGCTTACTGCCGCCTTTGATCGCGATCGCGTTGGCACTGCTGACGCGGCGGGTCTTGCTGCCGCTGGCGGCAGGCGTGCTGGTAGGCGCCGGGCTGCTGGCTCGGGCGACCCCAGATGGCAGCTGGGGGATGGACACGCTTCAGATTTTCAGCGACCGCATCATGGGATCGATTACCGATCCTGACCACCTCATGGTGCTGGCGTTCACCTTGCTGTTGGGCATGATGGTGGGGGTGATTGAAGTGGCGGGATCGATGCGGCGCGCGATCGCTCAGCTGGCACGGCGAGTCAAGGATCGCAAGGGGGTGCAGACGCTGATCGCAGCGACAGGTCTGGCTGTATTTTTTGATGACTATGCGAACACCCTGTTGGTGGGTGGCACGATGCAGTCGACGTCCGATCGATTCGGTCTCTCCCGCGCAAAACTCGCATATTTGGTTGACTCGACCGCAGCCCCCGTCGCGGGGCTGGCGTTAGTCAGCACCTGGGTGGCCACAGAGCTGAGTTATCTCCAAGCAGGGATCGACGCATCCTCGTACGCTGATTCATCATCCATTCGGGTATTTGATTTCTTCATCCAAAGCATTCCCTATCGCTTCTATCCTTGGTTTGCATTGGCCTTGGTGTTCATCATCGCTCGGACTGGCTGCGATTTTGGACCCATGAGAGTGGCTGAACAGGAGGCCTTGGAGAAACTCCGGAAGCGTTCCAACGACGTGTCTGAGCCGGTTGCTGTCGATGACACGCAGCACCAAACCCAAGACTCCACGTCACGATTCTCAACATGGCAGGACGCGACGGCCTCACTCGGTCCCATCGCCATTTGTTTGATCGCTGTACTTGCCACATTGATGATCACCGGCAGTCGTGATGCCGAGTTGACGCTGAGCCACTCCACCGCCATGAGCCAACTCCAGTGGGCGGGCGACGTGATCGGTTCAGGGGATTCCTATTTGGCTCTGGTGATCGGTGGCGGCAGTGGACTCGTTGTCGCCGCGGTGCTTGCATTGGTTCTCTCGCGTCTGTCGTTCGTTCGGCTCGGCCAGGGACTGCTCGATGGTGCATTGCAGATGATGCCAGCCATATCCGTCCTATGGCTCGCCTGGGCACTCTCGGCGATGACCGGTCGGGAGGCACTCGATACGGGCGGCTACCTATCGAGTGTCCTGAGTGACCAGATTGACTTGCGTCTGCTACCTACCTGCGTGTTTTTGCTTGCCGGCGGAATTGCATTCGCTACCGGGACCAGTTGGGGCACGATGGCGATCGTGACACCAATCGCCGTCAGCCTGGTGCTGGATATGCAAGCGAACGTGACTCCCGCTGTCGGCGAGATGGCTGTCAATTCACCTTTGGCCCTGGCCACCTTCAGCAGTGTCCTGGCAGGCGCGATCTTCGGTGACCACTGCTCACCGCTTTCTGACACGACCGTCCTATCGAGCCGTGCGTGCGGCTGCGACCACCTTCTGCACGTCCGCACGCAGATTCCTTACGCCCTGTTGGGAGGAGCTGTCTGCATTATCACCGGCACTCTGCCGGTGGCCTGCGGAGTTCCTGTGTGGGTATGTCTCGGAGCTGGACTTTTGTGCTTGTTCGTCGCAGTCCGCTATTGGGGCAAGCGTCCGTTGTGA
- a CDS encoding efflux RND transporter permease subunit, translated as MSLAAVAVKYKSIVISLVVMLMVWGTITFFSMPRREDPEFTIRVCVISTHWPGAPARKVEELITDKIEQAVVSLEEVETVRSTSRTGQSTIFVEVADDIPPADIQNVWDKVRARVSLAPMPDPSIRPVVNDQFGDTAVLLLAVHQIPVFERETVSERDRYTPRQLEQFAETIEDSLRLLPGVAKVEKFGVRSEAIFIETDVGNWAQQKLTTQELERLVSQRNIIQPGGQISAEAGYFSVKPGGEFDAVDEIKQISGIVNGGDADTEGNNVYLSDLGLSVKRDYEDPPGYICRFGDHETSSPAVMVAVTMRSGENIVDVCNASKQRVAALIEYEKRLPPDIAATPVSDQSENVQAKISEVIVNVIEAILIVIAVVYLVVGFRTSFVMAANIPVVVIASIGLISIMGVQLEQISLAAIIISLGLLVDNSVQVCDQARTNQIAGMSPYRAAIEGANTLAIPMLVGTLTTMAAFIPMMFTLEGGGKEYVYSLPVTVSTTLALSWVLAMTLCVILAGRFIRAPRSDAPASPPVRWAYAVQAYLPNRLRRSVAKPLKSSSHESWIQRLYGVLATLAVRFKWTTLVATTVLCVAIMTLPVSSEFFPEAARDQFAVNVTLPETATMEQTDQVAKRVEQLIRKLSKVEGDVGEDMETVSGQHRLRAMRTLVGGGGSRWNLSWNPEPPARNFAEILVRTQDGRYSADYVEEVRIACLQGNRHRGIEPIVGARVTPVKLSLGPPADPLVFRIVGNGFADPTVLRDISGRLKRLVASQPETWNVNDSWGINGYQIQVDVDRDRATLAGVTNAQVAKTLNSYYSGLRLTTFREGDHQVPVYFRLRREGRQSIRGLPEAFVEGDKGKVPLSTLANFRFSWEPEKIQRRDMNRVIEVSARMLPGVTGNDVVERVLASPGMQELTASLPAGYWIEAGGAYEESQKSGGQMMLSFAVSFVLIVLCLIFQYNGWSKPLMVLCTLPLALVGAWLGLSITDNSLGFMPQLGILALFGIVLNTAIIFVEFADILIAERQSAQRPELDRQTFQQCLIDAGKQRMLPIFLTTATTVGGLLPLAIAGGPLWTGLAWCMIIGLLFTTALTLFVLPALYAVLVETFGIKPIAVPFTE; from the coding sequence ATGAGTCTGGCTGCGGTTGCCGTGAAGTACAAGTCAATCGTGATCTCACTCGTCGTGATGCTAATGGTGTGGGGAACGATTACATTTTTCTCGATGCCTCGTCGCGAGGACCCAGAGTTCACGATTCGTGTCTGTGTGATTTCGACCCATTGGCCCGGGGCGCCCGCCCGCAAAGTAGAAGAACTGATCACCGATAAAATCGAGCAGGCAGTCGTCAGCCTGGAAGAAGTCGAGACAGTCCGCTCAACGTCTCGCACGGGACAATCAACGATTTTCGTCGAGGTTGCCGACGATATCCCGCCAGCGGACATCCAGAACGTGTGGGACAAGGTACGCGCTCGAGTTTCGCTGGCACCGATGCCCGATCCCTCAATCCGCCCGGTGGTTAACGACCAGTTCGGTGACACAGCCGTCTTACTATTGGCGGTTCATCAGATACCTGTGTTCGAGAGAGAGACTGTCTCCGAGCGTGATCGGTACACGCCCCGGCAACTGGAACAATTCGCTGAGACAATCGAGGATTCGTTGCGATTGCTGCCGGGCGTAGCCAAGGTGGAGAAATTCGGTGTCCGCAGTGAAGCAATTTTCATTGAAACAGACGTGGGGAATTGGGCTCAACAAAAATTGACAACCCAGGAACTCGAGCGATTGGTGTCGCAGCGAAATATCATCCAACCGGGCGGACAAATCTCTGCCGAAGCAGGCTATTTTTCTGTCAAACCAGGTGGCGAATTTGATGCCGTTGACGAAATCAAACAAATCTCCGGCATCGTCAATGGCGGCGATGCCGATACCGAGGGGAACAATGTTTATCTGTCTGACCTCGGCTTGAGTGTCAAGCGTGACTACGAAGATCCGCCTGGATACATCTGTCGCTTTGGCGACCACGAGACGTCGTCTCCGGCAGTGATGGTTGCCGTCACGATGCGGTCTGGCGAGAATATTGTGGATGTCTGCAATGCTTCCAAACAACGTGTGGCAGCACTCATCGAGTACGAGAAACGACTGCCACCGGACATCGCGGCAACCCCCGTCTCCGATCAATCCGAGAACGTGCAAGCCAAGATCAGCGAAGTGATCGTCAATGTGATCGAAGCGATTTTGATTGTGATTGCCGTGGTGTATCTCGTGGTGGGATTCCGCACATCTTTCGTGATGGCCGCCAATATTCCGGTAGTCGTGATTGCCTCGATCGGTTTGATTTCGATTATGGGCGTTCAGCTTGAACAAATCTCGCTCGCCGCCATCATCATCTCGCTGGGTCTCCTGGTAGACAACTCGGTCCAGGTGTGTGACCAAGCCCGCACGAACCAGATCGCCGGCATGTCTCCGTACCGGGCGGCGATCGAAGGTGCCAATACCCTCGCAATTCCAATGCTGGTTGGCACCCTCACGACAATGGCAGCGTTTATCCCAATGATGTTCACGCTCGAAGGTGGGGGCAAAGAGTACGTCTATAGTTTGCCGGTGACGGTCTCAACGACGCTGGCATTGAGTTGGGTGTTGGCGATGACGTTATGTGTGATTCTCGCCGGAAGGTTTATCCGTGCCCCACGCAGTGACGCCCCAGCATCGCCTCCGGTGCGTTGGGCATACGCGGTACAGGCGTACTTGCCCAATCGTCTGCGTCGATCTGTTGCGAAGCCTCTCAAGTCATCATCGCACGAAAGTTGGATCCAGCGTCTGTATGGCGTTCTGGCAACGCTCGCAGTGCGATTCAAATGGACCACACTCGTCGCCACGACTGTATTATGCGTGGCGATCATGACCTTGCCCGTAAGTTCTGAATTTTTCCCCGAGGCAGCCCGTGATCAGTTTGCTGTCAACGTCACGTTGCCTGAGACGGCAACGATGGAACAGACCGATCAGGTAGCAAAGCGTGTGGAACAGCTGATCCGCAAACTCAGCAAGGTGGAAGGCGACGTCGGTGAAGACATGGAAACTGTGAGCGGACAGCACCGACTGCGTGCGATGCGCACCCTGGTTGGTGGTGGCGGCTCGCGCTGGAACTTGTCATGGAACCCCGAGCCGCCCGCTCGCAACTTTGCTGAGATTCTCGTCCGTACCCAGGATGGGCGATACAGCGCCGACTATGTCGAAGAGGTGCGCATCGCCTGTTTGCAAGGCAATCGGCACCGTGGTATCGAGCCGATTGTCGGTGCCCGGGTCACACCGGTAAAACTCTCGTTAGGTCCGCCAGCGGACCCGCTCGTGTTTCGCATTGTGGGTAACGGATTTGCGGACCCCACCGTGCTGCGTGATATCAGCGGCCGCTTAAAACGCCTCGTTGCATCTCAGCCTGAAACCTGGAACGTCAACGATTCGTGGGGCATCAATGGCTACCAAATCCAAGTGGACGTCGACCGAGATCGGGCAACTTTGGCCGGGGTAACCAATGCGCAGGTGGCCAAAACGCTCAATTCCTACTACTCGGGATTGAGGCTAACGACGTTCCGTGAAGGTGATCACCAAGTTCCAGTCTACTTCCGATTGCGTCGTGAGGGCCGGCAGTCGATCCGTGGACTTCCGGAAGCATTCGTCGAAGGCGACAAGGGTAAAGTGCCACTTTCGACACTGGCCAATTTTCGCTTTTCTTGGGAGCCCGAAAAAATACAACGACGCGATATGAACCGCGTTATCGAAGTCTCAGCGAGAATGTTGCCGGGCGTCACCGGAAATGATGTCGTCGAGCGAGTGTTGGCATCGCCGGGGATGCAGGAACTCACCGCTTCGTTGCCCGCCGGGTACTGGATCGAAGCGGGCGGGGCGTATGAGGAAAGTCAAAAATCGGGCGGACAGATGATGTTGTCTTTCGCCGTATCGTTTGTCCTGATCGTTCTGTGTCTGATCTTTCAGTACAACGGTTGGAGCAAGCCATTGATGGTTCTGTGCACGCTGCCACTGGCCCTCGTGGGAGCTTGGTTGGGGCTTTCGATCACCGACAACTCACTCGGCTTCATGCCCCAGCTCGGCATCCTAGCCTTATTCGGAATTGTATTGAACACTGCGATCATCTTCGTCGAGTTTGCAGATATCCTGATCGCTGAGCGGCAATCGGCTCAACGTCCTGAGCTCGATCGGCAAACGTTTCAACAATGTCTAATCGATGCAGGAAAACAGCGAATGCTACCAATTTTCCTGACCACGGCCACGACGGTCGGCGGACTGCTGCCGTTAGCGATAGCCGGCGGACCACTTTGGACCGGCTTGGCGTGGTGCATGATTATCGGGTTGTTGTTCACAACGGCGTTAACGCTATTCGTACTACCCGCGCTATATGCCGTCCTGGTAGAAACGTTCGGCATCAAGCCGATTGCAGTTCCCTTCACCGAGTGA
- a CDS encoding TetR/AcrR family transcriptional regulator, which translates to MTDRKRRLIIEAAMSEFQTAGFDNTSMDQIAETAGVSKRTVYNHFSSKDELFDNIVEQLVERVGVISTFEYDCEADLSAQLVDISTHVTRSVSDDDFQALARVVMSRMLTSPELGRLLTEQTNQLDKQLAIWLAAANEAGQLHVDNAEIAAEHLVGLLLSYAFWPRLFGVKKRTHRTPAKKYIQELVTMFLRAYAVPD; encoded by the coding sequence ATGACCGACCGCAAGAGACGATTGATCATCGAAGCTGCGATGAGCGAATTTCAGACGGCGGGGTTCGACAACACCAGCATGGACCAGATCGCTGAGACCGCTGGCGTGTCCAAACGGACGGTATACAACCACTTCTCCAGCAAAGACGAATTGTTTGACAACATTGTCGAACAGTTGGTGGAGCGTGTCGGTGTGATTTCGACATTTGAGTATGACTGCGAAGCGGATCTGTCGGCGCAGTTGGTCGATATCTCAACGCATGTCACCCGCTCTGTTAGCGACGACGACTTCCAAGCGTTGGCCAGGGTGGTGATGTCACGCATGTTAACATCACCCGAACTCGGCCGCCTATTGACCGAACAGACCAACCAATTGGACAAGCAACTCGCAATTTGGTTGGCCGCAGCGAATGAGGCTGGGCAGTTGCATGTCGACAACGCCGAGATTGCTGCCGAACATCTCGTCGGTCTGCTCTTGTCGTACGCCTTCTGGCCAAGGTTATTTGGTGTCAAGAAACGCACCCATCGCACCCCCGCAAAGAAATACATTCAGGAGCTCGTGACGATGTTCCTGCGTGCTTATGCGGTACCAGATTGA
- a CDS encoding carbohydrate kinase family protein, whose amino-acid sequence MPSKTLDDKLARIQKDSACDEFILADAKDADMAFGIAATGKDRETGQFRTLQQFREIIRQNTQQGLIDIMLMSVSTNEVLTIDERLFDASGVTPAIRANDTTEIWLARGGVYGKEPSQPFRSALLEHAQCGKADCLPSERQLGADLGLYSVTFNNDTVHDARTLAAYREFCLEAERKEFRHFLEIFDPNCPVNPIEDVGAFVNDQIVRTLAGVARRGRPLFLKMVYHGPAAMDQLVSYDSSIVVGILGGSSGTTFDAFHQLWEAKKYGARVALYGRMINNSEHQLSFIKHLRYLADGQLNDAAEAVRSYHNDLESLGIRPFRSLENDMQATNRFFDYSSRTKATTSVGVQQPSDLEVVIAGHICLDIVPEFPEDYSVASANTLIEAGKLKVVGPATHLTGGCVANTGLTLHHLGVRTSLMGKIGDDSFGRDILSILEETDSDLAQQMIVANGEHTSYSIVIMPPGVDRSFLHFPGANDTFSSDDVELDQLGGAKLFHFGYPPLMQRFWQDGGVEMAKLFRQVKDQGLTTSLDMAMPDPNAPTGKINWTVWLERVLPHVDCFMPSLDEILFMLAPEHDDETDLVGHDGHIESLHRDLLSRTADRLLAFGTGVVLFKLGDQGLYLKTTSDASRITRVFSAGEFDTNEWVGRELHAPCFDVRVKSTNGAGDRTIAGFLAALARNANPSAALEMAVAVGGMSVEASGANCEELSFEAIAHRVRTGWKQRRPVRGFVPSPNRNESGGWMGEHDRELAKTIAGR is encoded by the coding sequence ATGCCCTCAAAAACACTCGACGACAAGCTCGCTCGCATTCAAAAAGACTCTGCGTGCGACGAGTTTATCTTGGCTGATGCCAAAGATGCCGATATGGCGTTTGGAATTGCAGCAACGGGAAAAGACCGAGAAACAGGGCAGTTCCGAACCCTTCAGCAGTTCCGCGAGATCATTCGGCAGAACACTCAGCAGGGTCTGATCGATATCATGCTGATGAGTGTGAGCACCAACGAAGTGCTCACGATCGATGAACGTCTATTCGATGCATCGGGCGTCACGCCTGCGATTCGCGCCAACGATACCACGGAGATCTGGTTAGCTCGTGGGGGCGTCTATGGTAAAGAGCCGTCGCAGCCCTTTCGTTCTGCCCTGCTCGAGCATGCCCAGTGTGGAAAAGCGGATTGCCTGCCAAGTGAACGCCAACTCGGCGCCGATTTGGGTCTCTACTCAGTTACCTTCAACAACGATACCGTCCATGACGCGCGAACATTGGCCGCTTATCGCGAGTTCTGCCTCGAGGCCGAACGGAAAGAGTTTCGGCACTTCCTGGAGATCTTCGATCCAAACTGTCCAGTCAATCCGATCGAAGATGTCGGAGCTTTTGTCAACGATCAGATCGTCCGGACACTCGCGGGAGTCGCCCGGCGCGGACGCCCCCTGTTCTTGAAAATGGTTTACCACGGTCCGGCAGCGATGGACCAACTGGTGAGTTACGACTCGTCAATCGTCGTGGGAATTCTGGGTGGTTCCTCAGGCACCACCTTTGATGCATTCCATCAACTCTGGGAAGCTAAGAAGTACGGTGCTCGCGTGGCGTTGTACGGCCGGATGATTAACAACTCCGAGCATCAACTTAGCTTTATCAAGCACTTACGATATCTCGCCGATGGGCAGTTGAACGACGCCGCTGAAGCGGTCCGATCGTATCATAACGACCTGGAGAGTCTCGGCATTCGGCCATTCCGATCTCTTGAAAATGATATGCAGGCAACCAACCGATTCTTCGACTATTCAAGTCGTACGAAAGCGACAACCTCAGTCGGTGTTCAGCAACCCAGTGACCTGGAAGTGGTGATTGCCGGCCATATCTGCTTGGACATTGTCCCTGAGTTTCCAGAGGATTACTCAGTCGCCAGCGCGAACACGCTCATTGAGGCCGGCAAGTTAAAGGTAGTCGGTCCGGCAACTCACCTGACCGGCGGTTGCGTCGCCAATACGGGTCTTACCCTTCACCACCTTGGTGTGCGGACGTCCTTGATGGGCAAGATTGGTGACGATTCATTCGGACGCGACATACTTAGCATCCTAGAGGAAACCGATAGCGACCTTGCCCAGCAGATGATTGTCGCCAACGGGGAGCATACAAGTTACTCGATTGTCATTATGCCGCCGGGCGTGGATCGTTCATTTTTGCATTTCCCCGGTGCGAACGACACGTTTTCTTCCGATGACGTCGAGTTAGACCAGCTCGGTGGGGCGAAGCTATTTCATTTTGGCTACCCACCGCTGATGCAGCGGTTCTGGCAGGACGGTGGCGTTGAAATGGCCAAGCTGTTTCGCCAAGTGAAAGATCAAGGGCTCACGACCTCCCTCGATATGGCGATGCCCGATCCAAACGCTCCCACAGGAAAGATCAATTGGACGGTGTGGCTCGAACGCGTCCTGCCGCATGTAGATTGCTTCATGCCGAGCCTCGACGAAATACTGTTCATGCTCGCCCCAGAACATGATGATGAGACTGATCTCGTCGGGCACGATGGGCACATCGAGTCACTCCATCGCGATCTGCTCAGCCGCACGGCTGATCGTTTACTCGCGTTTGGGACGGGTGTCGTGCTCTTCAAACTCGGCGACCAGGGACTTTATTTAAAAACGACATCGGACGCGAGTCGGATTACTCGCGTTTTCAGTGCTGGCGAATTTGATACCAACGAGTGGGTTGGCCGCGAACTTCACGCACCCTGTTTCGATGTGAGGGTTAAGTCCACCAATGGCGCCGGAGACCGCACGATCGCTGGCTTCCTCGCCGCCCTCGCCCGCAACGCCAACCCATCAGCGGCACTCGAAATGGCGGTCGCCGTAGGCGGTATGAGTGTTGAAGCGTCCGGTGCGAATTGCGAGGAACTTTCGTTTGAGGCAATCGCCCACAGAGTCCGCACGGGATGGAAACAGCGTCGCCCGGTACGTGGATTTGTACCGTCACCCAATCGCAACGAGTCGGGCGGTTGGATGGGCGAACACGACCGGGAGCTCGCCAAGACCATAGCAGGTCGCTGA
- a CDS encoding efflux RND transporter periplasmic adaptor subunit yields MSRCSITKFSTHEETGTAAFDSRFIPAFLVLLALGGCMRDPVVYPPKPPRPVTTMLLREEVPDSTNVVSGSVKSWKTESMGFEVSGRVEWVLEPGKNVFGLVKDVDGIVISPGTPLAQIDPDRYEVALESAAAALQVAKLEHEVALIRKEESIPSDIQSAKSDLELAKLDFARAKKLEDQNALSQAEFDLAENRMLNARDRLTSLEAMLKQSDAEAQSALAKIKQAEQGLRDAKRDLENTTLYAAYRGQVSSVEVVPGSVVSAGSPVLNLQMMDPIKVEIEVSGEQSRQLQLRQEVPISFITDEDQPHEMRALVYVVAPSADPATRTFTVTLLVLNTQSRPKLPAAACGTSAARTQDVWPLDVRSVIGAQRKLNDVHTDSFFIEEDAIETNEEGSFVWLLSDVQTGDEIPEVASVTRRQVELLDLRIPYLGNWVFREVRFHDEPPPLGLLAGQLEFPDGARNDWDGTSLVFDSGPQWMLRPGDLVRVNLSSQSPAAGYFVPVEAIYEESGRTYLFVVAQQDGVTIARKTLVNTMIRDNLKTGSKIQITPATPHDLDAETQIVVGGVHFLQNGERIAVQNGVSQ; encoded by the coding sequence GTGAGCCGATGCAGCATAACCAAATTTAGCACGCACGAGGAAACCGGGACGGCGGCTTTCGATTCCCGTTTCATCCCCGCTTTCCTGGTGCTGCTGGCCCTCGGTGGTTGCATGCGGGATCCGGTCGTGTATCCGCCCAAGCCACCACGACCGGTGACGACCATGTTGCTTCGAGAAGAGGTTCCCGATTCAACGAATGTGGTTTCCGGCAGCGTCAAGTCGTGGAAAACGGAGTCCATGGGTTTTGAGGTCTCGGGGCGGGTCGAGTGGGTTTTGGAGCCCGGCAAGAACGTTTTTGGATTGGTAAAAGACGTCGACGGAATAGTGATTTCGCCAGGCACTCCACTTGCGCAAATCGACCCGGATCGCTACGAAGTCGCTCTTGAGTCGGCAGCTGCCGCATTGCAGGTCGCCAAACTTGAACACGAGGTCGCGTTGATTCGCAAAGAGGAGTCAATCCCTTCGGATATCCAGTCAGCCAAGTCAGATTTGGAGTTGGCAAAGCTCGACTTCGCCCGTGCGAAGAAATTGGAAGATCAGAATGCGCTGTCACAGGCGGAATTCGACCTCGCTGAGAACCGGATGCTGAATGCTCGCGATCGACTGACATCTCTCGAGGCGATGCTGAAGCAATCCGATGCGGAGGCGCAATCGGCACTCGCGAAGATCAAGCAGGCCGAGCAAGGATTGCGAGACGCGAAACGCGATTTAGAAAACACAACGCTCTACGCTGCCTATCGGGGTCAGGTCTCGTCCGTCGAAGTGGTCCCCGGCAGCGTTGTCAGCGCTGGATCGCCGGTACTGAATCTACAGATGATGGATCCGATCAAAGTTGAGATTGAAGTATCCGGTGAGCAGTCGCGACAACTGCAGCTCCGTCAAGAGGTGCCGATATCATTCATCACCGACGAGGATCAGCCTCATGAAATGCGGGCGTTGGTTTATGTCGTGGCTCCCAGTGCCGATCCAGCGACGCGCACGTTCACTGTGACACTCTTGGTGCTCAACACCCAGTCTCGTCCGAAACTGCCCGCAGCAGCATGCGGTACCAGTGCTGCCCGCACGCAGGACGTGTGGCCTCTGGATGTTCGCTCCGTAATCGGCGCCCAGCGAAAGCTGAACGATGTCCACACCGACTCATTCTTTATCGAGGAGGACGCGATTGAGACGAATGAAGAAGGTTCGTTTGTGTGGCTTTTGTCCGACGTACAAACGGGAGACGAGATCCCTGAAGTGGCCTCGGTGACGAGGCGGCAGGTGGAGTTACTCGATCTGCGTATTCCGTATCTGGGCAACTGGGTCTTTCGAGAGGTTCGTTTTCACGACGAGCCACCTCCGCTGGGCCTGCTTGCAGGGCAATTGGAATTTCCCGATGGTGCCCGCAACGATTGGGATGGGACGTCTTTGGTTTTCGATTCGGGTCCTCAATGGATGCTGCGACCAGGCGACCTGGTCCGCGTCAATCTAAGCAGTCAATCGCCCGCCGCTGGCTACTTCGTTCCGGTAGAGGCGATCTACGAGGAATCGGGCCGAACATACTTATTTGTGGTCGCGCAGCAGGACGGTGTGACAATCGCTCGCAAGACTTTGGTCAACACCATGATTCGAGACAACCTCAAGACAGGATCCAAGATTCAGATCACCCCTGCGACGCCCCATGACCTTGACGCGGAGACGCAGATTGTTGTCGGCGGGGTGCACTTTCTTCAAAATGGTGAACGGATCGCTGTTCAGAACGGAGTATCACAATGA